One Parasphingorhabdus cellanae genomic region harbors:
- the sthA gene encoding Si-specific NAD(P)(+) transhydrogenase: MSDFDYDFVIIGGGPAGRRAAIQASKLGKAVAIVDDQKKIGGVSVHTGTLPSKTIRESVLSVTGWRDQYFKSGRQRDGADATRDSISSRLSTTLGDEVEVIDSQLSRNNITTLKGKAKFASPNKLAVSQTVQGKKISYSVTAEKFLIAVGTKPYRPKQIPFNGTTILDSDCIAANMPMPKSIIIIGGGVIGLEYATIFSTLEIPVTVVEARENILEFIDRDIVSNFSHQLSERGISLRLGRSVDKITLDKEDHPQVQLDDGRQLRADMLLFTAGRVGAVDGLGLDKIGVFPDNRGRLTVDPKTLQTTQPHVYAAGDIIGFPSLASTSMEQGRLAACHAFNHPIHSSEHSFPLGIYSIPEIASIGLSEEDARAKGLQVEIGLARFQETSRGHILGNCKGLLKCIFDLNDRKLLGVHIVGEGATELIHIGQAVLNLNGGIDYLSDTVFNFPTLAEAYKVAALDAYNRMPQPKLRA, encoded by the coding sequence ATGTCAGATTTTGACTATGACTTTGTTATAATCGGAGGCGGTCCAGCTGGCCGCAGAGCAGCGATCCAGGCATCGAAACTGGGTAAAGCCGTTGCTATTGTCGATGATCAAAAGAAAATAGGCGGTGTTTCGGTTCATACAGGGACCCTCCCATCAAAAACAATCAGGGAGTCCGTCCTATCCGTTACCGGGTGGCGTGATCAGTATTTCAAGTCCGGACGGCAGCGTGACGGTGCGGATGCGACGCGGGATTCTATATCCTCACGCCTTTCCACAACGCTGGGTGACGAAGTTGAAGTGATCGACAGCCAACTATCTCGCAACAATATCACGACGCTGAAAGGCAAAGCAAAATTCGCTAGTCCGAACAAACTGGCTGTCTCACAAACAGTTCAAGGTAAGAAGATAAGTTACAGCGTCACAGCTGAAAAATTCCTTATCGCTGTCGGCACCAAACCATATAGACCAAAACAAATACCGTTTAACGGGACAACTATTCTCGACAGTGATTGCATCGCGGCAAATATGCCGATGCCAAAATCCATCATCATTATTGGTGGCGGTGTCATTGGTCTGGAATATGCCACCATATTTTCAACCCTTGAGATCCCGGTTACCGTTGTCGAAGCGCGCGAAAATATATTGGAATTTATTGATCGAGATATTGTTTCCAACTTCAGCCATCAACTTTCAGAACGAGGCATCAGTCTGCGTCTGGGGCGTTCCGTTGACAAGATTACGCTGGATAAAGAAGATCATCCGCAAGTCCAGCTAGACGACGGGCGTCAATTACGGGCAGATATGCTGCTTTTTACAGCGGGTCGCGTCGGCGCTGTGGACGGGCTTGGCCTCGACAAGATCGGCGTGTTCCCGGACAATAGAGGGCGGTTAACAGTCGATCCAAAAACACTGCAAACAACCCAACCTCATGTCTATGCTGCCGGGGATATTATCGGCTTCCCGTCGCTTGCATCAACCTCGATGGAGCAAGGGCGACTAGCAGCCTGCCACGCTTTTAATCACCCTATTCACAGTTCAGAGCATAGCTTTCCGCTGGGAATTTATTCGATTCCCGAAATCGCCAGCATCGGTTTGTCGGAAGAGGACGCGAGAGCCAAGGGATTACAGGTTGAAATTGGATTGGCGCGTTTCCAAGAAACATCGCGCGGGCATATTTTGGGCAATTGCAAAGGCCTATTGAAATGCATTTTTGATCTCAATGATCGAAAGCTGCTGGGCGTACATATTGTTGGCGAGGGGGCAACAGAATTGATTCACATTGGTCAAGCCGTTCTCAATCTCAATGGCGGCATCGATTATTTGTCCGACACCGTATTTAATTTTCCTACATTAGCAGAGGCTTACAAAGTTGCGGCGCTCGACGCTTACAACCGAATGCCACAACCCAAATTGAGAGCATGA